In Actinomadura luteofluorescens, the sequence GACGTCGCTCATACTCGGCGTTGCTCTGCCCAGGAATGCGCTTTTCGGGTGCGGCCATCATTGCTCCAACAGTCGTTGTGGATCTTGCCTCACAGAACAAGTCGCCCTTTCAACACTCTGACGCAACCCGTCGCGCTCCGGTTGCCCCTACGGGGACAACCATGGCCACCCACCGCACCCCCCGCCTCAGAGTGCGTCCACCAAGGCCGTCAACCAGGCGCGCAGCGCGATCCACCACTTTCGCAGCAGGGGCCTGCCTCTCGCAGCCAGCGCGGCATCGTCTCGCGACATTGCTGTCGCACCCGCTACCACGGACTCGATCCGACAAGCCGAGCCACGAGTGAGACATCCAGAGGGCAGAGGAGGGCGAGCGAGATGGTTCGGCAGCTCCCGGAAAGGGGCGGATCGTGAGGCAGATGAGCCAGGACGAGCTGCTCGTCCTCCCCACCACGGTCAGCGTCGAGACCGCAGCCCGCGCCCTCGGGGTCGGACGTACACGCGCCTACCAGCTCGCCCGGCGAAGCAGTTCCCTGCAAGGGAATCCGCATCGGCACGAGCTACCGCATCGTGACGGTCGCTCCCGAACGCGTCCCCGGCAGCCACGTCCCCCGTAAGGATCCTTAGCGAACCGAAGGCGGTTTTGGTCCGTAGTGGGCATATCCGGTCTTCGGGTTCGGAACAAGGGACGACGTATGAGGCTCGGCAGGCTGACCACGGCCGCTGAACGCATCGGCAGGTGGACCGCCGACGAGCAGTGGCGGACGCCGTGCTTGCGTTTGAGTGCGCTCGAACTTCTAGCGTCGCCGGCATGACATCTCAAGCAGGGACTTCGCGGACATGGATCATCACTGGCGCGTCGGCGGGCTTCGGGCGCGCCATCGCGGAGTGCGCGGTCGGGCGGGGCGACAACGTGGTGCTGGCCGTGCGGCGGCCCGGGTCGGTGGCCGACCTCGCGGACGCCCACCGCGGCCAGGTGCTGGTCGTCGAGTTCGACGTGCGTGACACCGGGCGCGCCGGGGACGTCGTACGGTCGGCGGTCGACCGCTTCGGTCGGGTGGACGTGCTGGTGAACAACGCCGGCCGCGGGGTCGTCGGCGCGGCTGAGGAGGTCGGCGAGGAGGAGCTTCGTGCGTCTTTGGAATTGCACCTGCTGGGTCCGGCGGCGCTCGTGCGGGCCGTCCTGCCGTACTTCCGCGAGCAGGGGTCGGGCACGATCGTGCAGATGAGCAGCCAGGGCGGGCGCATCTCCTTCCCCGGTGTCGGCGCGTACTCGGCCGGCAAGTTCGCGCTCGAAGGCTGGTCGGAGGCGCTGGCCGGCGAGGTCGCGCCGTTCGGGGTCCGGGTGATGATCGTCGAGCCGAGCCGGTTCCGCACCTCCTTCAACGCGCCCGACGTGCTCGGGATCGCCGACGCCAGCACCGCCTACACCGGCCTCCTGCGAGCCGTCCGCAACGACATGGCGAGCGCCGACGGGATCCAGGAGGGCGATCCGGTACGGGCCGCGGAGATCATCGTGGACCTGGTCGCCGGTGACGAGGTGCCGTTGCGCCTTCCGCTCGGGCGTGAGGCGGTCGAGCGCATCGGAAGGTCCTACCGGCAGAACCTGGAGGAGCTCGAACGCTGGGCCCCTACCGCACGTGCCGCCGATTTCCCCGGCGCCGCCGCATCCGCCCGGCCGATCTAGAGTGGCGCCATGGCCACGGACGATCTGATGTCGAAGGCGCTCGCCGCCCTCGACGAGGTCGACGGCCCGATGTCGGTCGAGGTGATCCACCGCCTTGTCGACGTCGGCGCCGCCACCGACCCCATGACCATCACAGAGGTCGCCGACCTGCTCGACATGTCGCCGCACACGCTGCGCTACTACGAGCGGATCGGGCTGGTCCAGGTGGGCCGCGACGCCAGCGGACACCGCAGCTACGACGCGCAGGCGGTACGGCGACTGGTGTTCCTGACCCGCATGCGCCTGTCCGGGATGGCCATGCGCGACCTCCAGCACTACATGCGGCTGGCCGACGAGGGCGAGGGCACCGTCCCCGAGCGCCTCGACCTGCTGCTCGAACACCGCGACACGATCCGCCGCCAACTCAAGGAACTGACCCTGTCCCTGGCGGCGACCGAATACAAGATCGCCACCTACGGCGGCCACACCGGCCCGTCATCAGCGGGCAAGGCCTGACCAACCGAACCGTGCCGAACGGATCCACCCTTAGCCGGCACATCAACGCCGACGGCATCCACTAGAGACCAAGCTGATCAAGAGACAGATGCACGGCCGGGCGCGCTTCCACCTCCTGCGCCACCGAATCCTCCTCGGATGAGCCTCACCCTCCGCTACCACCGAAAGAGCGACAGAGCCGAAAACCCTAGAGTCCCGGGCTGTCCGGCCTACGGCCGGACAGCCCCTCACAAGATCTTCAGCAGTCTTCTAGGACGTGTTTCAAAGGCGGGCCAGTAGCCAGTCGTTGATGCAGGCGATGTGGAGAACGTCATGGCTGCCGCAAGGGTGGCTGTAGGGCGGGCTTCAGTCGGTGCTCTGGGTGTTGCCGGTGGCGGGGTCGACGGCGGCGGCGAGGGCGTGGATGAGTGGGTTGGTGTCGTTGGCGCGCCAGGCGAAGGCCCATTGAATGGGTGGGGCGTCGCGGACGGGGACGTAGGCCACGTTGGGGCGGGGGTAGTAGCGGGGCGCCTCTCCTGCCGCGGCGGCGACGGCCGTTCCGTCTCCGATCGTCTTCAGTTCGTCCTCCCAGTCGGAGACGATCGGGCCGCGGGCGATGGGACGCCCGGAGGGAGTGTGGAAGGGATGGAACGTCTCCTCCATGGGAGCCGATATCGCCGACCGGTGCGCGATGAAGGTCAGGTCGCCGAAGTCTTCCAAAGTGACCGATGCGCGGTCGGCGTAGGGGTGGGAGGCGGACATGGCGAGGACGACCGATGATGTGTGGGTGACCGGGCCGATGGTGATGTCGGGTTCGCCGACCGGAAGCCACAGGAGGGCCACGTCGAGCTCGCCCTTCCGCAGCGGGGTGAGCGGGTCGACGGTGTTGATCTCGCGGTGCACGAGCTGGACGTCGGGGTGCTGGGTCCGGAACCGGTCCAGGATCCCCTGGATGAGCAGTCCCTGCGGCCCCATGCTGCCGAGTGTGAGGACACCGCTGATTCCCCGGGCGATCAGCCTGGCGCGTTCCAGGCTGGTGTTGAGGTCGGCGTAGACCAGTTGCAGGTCGTCGCGGAGTTGCCGACCCAGCGGGGTGAGGTGGACCTGGCGGCGGTTGGAGCGGTCGAACAGCTCTCCGCCCAGGCGGCGTTCCTGTTGGCTGATCGCTTGACTGATGCGGGGCTGGGACACGTGCAGGCGCTCGGCGGCGCGGCCGAAGTGCAGCTCTTCGGCCACCGTCAGGAAGATCTCGATGTCCCGGAGCTCCACTGGCGTCCCTCCGCAGAAATAACCCGTGTGTTATCGACGTACGCGCGAAGTCTATCTTGATCGATTTTGGTGTTTCGAAGAGAGTGGACCGCAGGTCACCACGCAATCAGCCGAGGAGACCAGTGGGCGGCATGCGCGCCTCAAGGCCGCAAGCAGCCCTGCGCGCGTCAGTCGGGCGGGCGCGAGATCCACGGTGACCCCGGCCTCGGACTTTGACGAGAGCGCGTGGGGCGAGAACACCGATCTATGACGAGCACATTGGTCAGGCAGGGGAGGACAAGGATGTTGCGGGAAATGCGCTACCGCGGACCGTCGCTGGAGGAGCTGCACGAGAACTACGCCAAACGGCACCGGATCGACAAGGCCGCGCCCATCCATTCCGCGCACGAGGTGGTGATCGACGCACCGGCCGAGCGCGTATGGGCCCTGCTCGCCGACCCTGCTGGATGGCCGAGCTTCGACCCGGCCATCCGCGACGTACGCGTCGCAGGCAGTGACGGCGCCGCGGTGGACATGCAGTTCGTCTGGGTGAACGGGCGCACCACCATCACCTCACGGTTCGCTGTCGTCGAGCCTCTTCGCGAGATCACCTGGACTGGCACGGCGATGGGCTCACGCGCCGCCCACCGGCACCTCATCACGCCCCACCAGGACGGAACCACCCTCCTGCGAACCGAGGAGTCCATGTCTGGCGCCCTTCTCGGCCTCTTCTACAACAGCGCAAAGCTGCACGCCGAGCTCATCCGCTGGCTCACCTCGATCAAAGCCGCCGCACAGCAGTGATGACACCCAGGTACTCCACCGCCTGCACCGCCACCCGAAAAGCATCAGGCCTGGTCGTTAGGCGGGTCTGATTAACCCCCAGGAGTACACCGGTGCCCGAGGGGCTGTACCAAGCACAAACCCGGCGGGTCACTAGTTGATCAGCCGGATGCCATGACGGCGCAGGCAGGGCGGTTGACGGCCGAGGAGTAGGCATTGTCGGCCCGTACCCGCTCTGGCCGGGCGTGGCGCGCCCGGGCCCGATCCGCGGCCCCGCGAGTGCCTCCAGCACGGCCTGGAACGGGGTGAGTCACCGCGCTGTCCGGCGTTACCAGCAGCGCCAGTACTCCTGGCCCTGTCCGCAGGCCAGGTGGATCTTGGTGGTGAGCCCGCCGCGTGAGCGCCCCAGCCTGTGGTCGGCGGTTCAGGTGAGCCGCTACCGCTCGGCGGCCCATGCTGGGGGCCGGTGCGGGCACCGGCGGCGTGCCGGTGGGCACGGCAGACGGTGGAATCCACCCCGACCTGCCGGGTGATCAGTCCGTCCGCATCGGCGCAGGACTGCGAACAGGTGAGGATCTGGGCCAGATCCCGGCCCGCTGGCACGGCTCTGGCACGAAGACGAGAAACGGCCCCGAGGAAGAGCAGAAGCCCAGGTCGCCGGACGCCGGTTGACCTGGGCTTTTGGGGTGGGAGCGGGCGACGGGAATCGAACCCGCGTAGCCAGTTTGGAAGCGGCAGTTGAACACCTCTCGGAGATCGCCCCCGACCCACTAAACTGCAGGTCAGAGGCTGTTTCGTATGCCATCCTGTGCTCGCCGATGTCGCTCGGATTTCCATGATCCAGTGACAAATGAGCGACAAATGATCTTCGGGGGATCATGGGTTTCACACGCAAGCGCAAGGGGCCCGAGGGCACCCGATACCAAGCGCTTTATGACGACGCTCGGGGCGTCCGCCAGACGGCCGGCACCTTCGGCACCCGCAAGGAGGCCGACCGCGCCTGGCACGAGCCGAGTCCCGCATCGCCGAGGGCAAAGCGGGCGACCCCCGCCGAGCCCGCCAGACCTTCCGCACCTACGTCGAGGAACGCTGGTTCCCGAACCACCGCATCGAGGCATCGACCCGCCAGGACTACGCCTACGCCCTCGCCTCCCACGTCATGCCGTACTTCGCCGACATGAAGCTGCAGGACATCACCTCAGAGACCGTCCGCGAGTGGATCACGCACCTCAAGAAGCAGGGCGCCTCCGCCTACCGCATCAAGTACTGCAAGACGGCGATCCTCAACGCCATCTTCACCACCGCCGTCAACGACGGCGTCCTCGTCTACCACCCGAGCCGCGGCGTGAAGACCGACCCCGTCCCCGAGAAGCCGCGCCAGATCATCACCGCCGACCAGTTCGCCCGCATCTACGAGGCCCTCCCGGACGCGACCGCCCAACTCCTCGTCGAGACCGACATCGAAAGCGGCCTCCGCTGGGGCGAACTGACCGAACTCCGCGTCAAAGACCTCGACTTCGCCACCGGCATCCTCACCGTCAGCAGCTCCGTGGTCGAACTCGTCCCCAAGTTCCACCCCGAAGGCCGCCGCTTCCTGGTGAAGGACTACCCCAAGGGCAAGCGCTGGCGCCGCTTCAAGCTCAGCCCTCAGATCGTCGCCAAGCTAAAAGCCCACACAGAAGCCAACAACCTCGCCCCCGACGACCTCTTCTTCAGCCGCCACCGAGCCGAGCCGCCCAACCTCGAACTCCTAGACCCCGACGCCCTCACCTTCGAAGCCCCGAACGGCCACACCTACACCCACGGAACGACCACGGCCTACAGCCTCGGCAAGTGCAAATGCCACCACTGCCGAGCCGCCTACGCCGCCTACCGGGCCGAGCGCCGCGCCCAGGGCAAGGACAACCCCCGCAAGCCCCGCGTCATCGACGACTACCCCCACATCTCCGCGAACTGGTTCCGCACCCGCTGCTGGCACCCGGCCCGAGCCGCCGCCGACCTCGGCTGGTCACCCCGCATCCACGACCTCCGCCACGCCCACGCCTCCTGGCTCCTGGCCGGCGGCGCCGACCTGTAGGTCGTTAAAGAACGCCTCGGCCACCGCAAGATCTCCACAACCGAGCGCTACCTCCACACCCTCCCCACCGCCGACGAAACCGCCTTGGAGGCCCTAGCCAAGATCCGCGCCACCCAGGGCAGCCAGGACGCACCCTCAGACCTAGAAGCCCAACTAGCCGAAGCCCAAGCAAAGATCACCCAACTACAGGCCGTCCTAGCCGACCAGCTGATCGCCCAGCACACCGAATCAAGACCGAACCTGCGCTCCGTGTAGCGCGCCTCAGGATGGATCCGGGAGCGGAGGAGTCGACATGATGGCGTCCACGTACTCGGAGGCCGAGGTTCGCGAGTGAGGCCGCGAGCCTGTCTCGTCTTCCCGCAGCGAGGAAATGCGTCAGGCCAAGACCCACTAGCTCGTACGTGAGTTCTGCCCTCTCGCCGGGACAGTCGGCTCCTACCATTGGTAGGATTGAGTCGTGGACGCCAAGCGAACTCCCGCCAACCAGCCTCTTCGTGTCGCGAAGCGCCGCAAGACCGCGAGTGGGCACAGCGCGACCGAGAAGTTGTCGGCCACCATCCGCCGCGGCCGCAAGGCCGAGATCCGCGAACAGGCCCGCAAGCTGGGCCTGTCCGATTCCGCCTACGTTGATGAAGCGATCGCGGCCAAGCTCCAACTCGACGCCCTCGCCGAGTTCGTTGACGAGCTGGAAGAACAGCACGGGCCGTTCAGCGAGGACGAGATCCAGGCCGCCCTCGCCTCCTGGCCGTCTGCGCAAGATCAGTGAGCGCCGCTCGAGGCCGTCGGGCCACCAGGCTTGGCGGGATCCTGGTACTCGACAACGACGCCATCAACAAGGCGGCCACGGACCGCAACATTGCGATCTTCTTCGCTGCTGCGCTGCGCAAGCAGGCACGATTGGTCACGTCCAGTGTCGTGCTGACGGAGATCTTGCGCGGCTCCGACCGTGACACGAAACTGAACCACGTGCTGTCCAGCACCAGAACGGTCGTCGAGCCTGTCACCGAGGACCTTGCACGCGCTGCCGGGAAACTGATCGGTGACGCGGGGTTCGACTCGACGGAGGTTGTTGACGCTCTGGTCGCCGCGACGGCTCACATGTACGCCGACCGGGCGGAAGCGGCAGGACAACAGCCCGATGTGCTGATTTTGACCGCCGACGCCACCCACCCGCCGGGGCTGGCCGGTGACCGAAAGGGAATAAGAGTGCAGAACGTGATGGACATTCACTCTTCCTGAAGCCCGATTGGCGCGACCCACTGGACGCTGGGGGATGGCCGTATCGGCGGCGGAATCGAAGTGTCGGCAGCCCTCGGTGGCAGTGGTGGCAGCAGAGCGGGCTTCACCCCATGCCGGCCGGCGGCGGACGCTGTGCTTGCGTTTGAGTGCGCTCGAACTTCTAGCGTCCCTGGCATGACATCTCAAGCAGGGACTCAGCGGACATGGATCATCACTGGCGCGTCTTCGGGCTTCGGCCGTGCCATCGCCGAGTGCGCGGTCGGGCGGGGCGACAACGTGGTGCTGGCCGTGCGGCGGCCCGGGTCGGTGGCCGACCTCGCGGACGCCCACCGCGACCAGGTACTGATCGCCGAGTTCGACGTGCGTGACACCGGGCGCGCCGGAGACGTCGTACAGGCGGCGGTCGAGCGGTTCGGTCGGGTGGCTGGCCGAACGAGGGCGACGACACCGTCCCCGAGCGCCTCGACCTGCTGCTCGAACACCGCGACACGATCCGCCGCCAGCTCAAGGAGCTGACCCTGTCCCTGGCGGCGACTGAGTACAAGATCGCCACCTACGGCGGCCACACCGGCCCGTCATCAGCGGGCAAGGCCCGACCAACCGGCACTGAACCGCGCCGACCGGGCCCACCGCGTCCAATCGGCACGATCCCCCCGTCTTCAGCACTCGGGCGAAGACATCGGCTCGACGCGGACGTCATGATCGGCGCCGACGACATCCACCCGCGGACCCGCCAGATCATCGATCCGGACGCACGGGAGCGGGGAACCGCGTTGAGGACGCAAACTCCGCCACCGTGCTGATCCTCCGCCGGTGCCGGTCAGACCGTGATCAGAAGCGCCGCAGTCGAACCAGGATGACGGCCAGACGTGCCAGATCCCAGTGACAGTGGGTGACAAATGATCTTTAGGAGGGCGGCCAACATCGCCCCATAGAGCTCTGAGCTGGGGAAATTAGAGAGCGGGCGACGGGAAGGACAGATCCGCGCGTACGAGTGCTCTGGCTCGCAGGGGGCGGGGGAAGTGTGCTCCCGAGTCGTGCTCGATCTGCCTTGCCCTTCGGCATTCACATCAAGGCAGATCAACGCCCGCCTTCTTGAGGTACTTGTAAGCGCGCGCGCCCTAGACATTCCTCGGCCGTGTCAGCATCGACTCGAACCCAACTTCCGGCAAGTGGTCCTCCGCTTGCGTGAAACGTCCAAGGGCGGGCCCCACGCTCGGCATCGACTCTGAGAAGCGCGTTCACGCCCTGCTCTAAGAGCCACTCCAGTAGGAAGCTGGCATCATCCATGGCGGAACCATATCGGCGGCGTCGCGGCCTGGTGACGGCCGTTTGCTGAGCACCTGGCGACAGCTGCACGACGCGCGGCGGGGCGCTCGCCGCCCCTTGACCGGCCGCGCAGGTCGTCGTCGTTGATGTCCGACCTTCAGAGCCCTCAATAGGCGGACGGGTTGTACCCTGGCTCGCGGCAGGCGCCCTGGCGCTACTTGGAGTCGGTAGCCTGATTCGTCCGAGGGTAAAAGTGAAGCGTTGGCTCGCGTCCCGGCAAAGGTCCTGACCTACTCACGATCGACTCATACGGCCTCACCCACATCCGAGGCGATCACATGTTCGGAAAGTACACCGCAGTCGGACTAAGCACTGGCCTCCTGGTCGGTGCTGTAGGCACTTACCTCCAAGATGTCG encodes:
- a CDS encoding SDR family NAD(P)-dependent oxidoreductase — protein: MTSQAGTQRTWIITGASSGFGRAIAECAVGRGDNVVLAVRRPGSVADLADAHRDQVLIAEFDVRDTGRAGDVVQAAVERFGRVAGRTRATTPSPSASTCCSNTATRSAASSRS
- a CDS encoding SDR family NAD(P)-dependent oxidoreductase, with translation MTSQAGTSRTWIITGASAGFGRAIAECAVGRGDNVVLAVRRPGSVADLADAHRGQVLVVEFDVRDTGRAGDVVRSAVDRFGRVDVLVNNAGRGVVGAAEEVGEEELRASLELHLLGPAALVRAVLPYFREQGSGTIVQMSSQGGRISFPGVGAYSAGKFALEGWSEALAGEVAPFGVRVMIVEPSRFRTSFNAPDVLGIADASTAYTGLLRAVRNDMASADGIQEGDPVRAAEIIVDLVAGDEVPLRLPLGREAVERIGRSYRQNLEELERWAPTARAADFPGAAASARPI
- a CDS encoding PIN domain-containing protein, which translates into the protein MSAARGRRATRLGGILVLDNDAINKAATDRNIAIFFAAALRKQARLVTSSVVLTEILRGSDRDTKLNHVLSSTRTVVEPVTEDLARAAGKLIGDAGFDSTEVVDALVAATAHMYADRAEAAGQQPDVLILTADATHPPGLAGDRKGIRVQNVMDIHSS
- a CDS encoding SRPBCC family protein: MLREMRYRGPSLEELHENYAKRHRIDKAAPIHSAHEVVIDAPAERVWALLADPAGWPSFDPAIRDVRVAGSDGAAVDMQFVWVNGRTTITSRFAVVEPLREITWTGTAMGSRAAHRHLITPHQDGTTLLRTEESMSGALLGLFYNSAKLHAELIRWLTSIKAAAQQ
- a CDS encoding LysR substrate-binding domain-containing protein; the encoded protein is MELRDIEIFLTVAEELHFGRAAERLHVSQPRISQAISQQERRLGGELFDRSNRRQVHLTPLGRQLRDDLQLVYADLNTSLERARLIARGISGVLTLGSMGPQGLLIQGILDRFRTQHPDVQLVHREINTVDPLTPLRKGELDVALLWLPVGEPDITIGPVTHTSSVVLAMSASHPYADRASVTLEDFGDLTFIAHRSAISAPMEETFHPFHTPSGRPIARGPIVSDWEDELKTIGDGTAVAAAAGEAPRYYPRPNVAYVPVRDAPPIQWAFAWRANDTNPLIHALAAAVDPATGNTQSTD
- a CDS encoding tyrosine-type recombinase/integrase; this translates as MEASTRQDYAYALASHVMPYFADMKLQDITSETVREWITHLKKQGASAYRIKYCKTAILNAIFTTAVNDGVLVYHPSRGVKTDPVPEKPRQIITADQFARIYEALPDATAQLLVETDIESGLRWGELTELRVKDLDFATGILTVSSSVVELVPKFHPEGRRFLVKDYPKGKRWRRFKLSPQIVAKLKAHTEANNLAPDDLFFSRHRAEPPNLELLDPDALTFEAPNGHTYTHGTTTAYSLGKCKCHHCRAAYAAYRAERRAQGKDNPRKPRVIDDYPHISANWFRTRCWHPARAAADLGWSPRIHDLRHAHASWLLAGGADL
- a CDS encoding MerR family transcriptional regulator, whose protein sequence is MATDDLMSKALAALDEVDGPMSVEVIHRLVDVGAATDPMTITEVADLLDMSPHTLRYYERIGLVQVGRDASGHRSYDAQAVRRLVFLTRMRLSGMAMRDLQHYMRLADEGEGTVPERLDLLLEHRDTIRRQLKELTLSLAATEYKIATYGGHTGPSSAGKA